The window GCGGGTGCCGGGGGCCTGACGCCGGGTCTGACTGACGAACCGTCAGCGGTCGTCGGACAGGACCGGCTGCGGGAGGGTACCGGCGTTGTGCTCGGTGAGGACCCAGCGCGGGCCGGCGTCGCCGCCGGGACGCTCGGACAGCACGGACCAGCAGCAGTTCGCGAGCCCGCCGAGGACCTTCCACTGCTCGGGCGGGAGGCCGATCATCTGCGCGATCAGGACCCGGCCCGCGCCGCCGTGGGTCACCGCGACCAGCGTCGCCCGGGGCGGGAGCGGGGCGAGGGCGTCGAGGACGGCGGCGACGGCGCGGTCCGCGACCTCCGTCATGTGCTCGCCGCCGCCACGGCGTTCGAGCCCGCCCGCGAGCCAGGCCGCGGCCTCGCCCGGGAAGAGCTCCTCGACCTCGGCGCGGGTGCGGCCCTGCCAGGTCCCGAGGAAAGTCTCACGCAGCCGCTCGTCGAGGGCGACCGGAAGCTCCGTCACTTTCGCCAGCGCCTCCGCGGTCGCCCGCGCGCGGCTCAGGTCGGAGGACACGATCGTGGTCGGCGCCAACGCCGCGAGGATCTGCGCCGCCCGCGCGGCCTGCTCGATCCCGGTCGCGTCGAGTTCGACGTCGGACTGGCCCTGGAAGCGGCCGTCGAAGTTCCACGTCGTCTGGCCGTGCCGCCAGACGACGACGCGCCGGCGCGCGCTCCCGTCGTGGTTCACGTTCGGCTCAGTTCCACGTCAGGCGGACCACGTCAGGCGGAGTCGCCCGCCGCGCGCAGCCGGCTCATCCGCACGGCCTCGGGCAGCTCGATGCTCGGGCAGTCCTTCCAGAGCCGCTCGAGCGCGTAGTACATCCGGTCCTCGGTGTGCTGGACGTGCACGACGATCTCGGCGTAGTCGAGCAGGACCCACCGGCCCTCCCGCTCCCCCTCGCGGCGGACGGGGCGCTCCCCGAGCTGCTTGAGCCGGTGCTCGATCTCGTCGACGATCGACTTGACCTGCCGGTCGTTCGAGCCGGAACAGAGCACGAAGATGTCCGTGATGAACAGCTGATCGCTGACGTCGAAGGCGAGGATGTCGGCGGCGAGCTTGTCGGAGGCGGCCTCGGCCGCGGCGATCGCCAGTTCGACTGCGCGGGGTGATGCGGTCAACGTCCTCGAGTTCCGATCGGGGCGCCAGTGCGCCCGGGCCCACTCAGCATGCCACGTCCCGGGGACCGCCGACCTTGCCTCCCGGGTCGGGCAGTGCCAGATTCGCTCCACGACGAGCCCCAGGGAGGTGCCCCGATGGCCACTCCGACCGCTCCCACCCCACCCGCGTCCCCCGACCCCGACCTGCCGCCGGGCGTCGAGTT of the Sporichthya polymorpha DSM 43042 genome contains:
- a CDS encoding histidine phosphatase family protein; translated protein: MNHDGSARRRVVVWRHGQTTWNFDGRFQGQSDVELDATGIEQAARAAQILAALAPTTIVSSDLSRARATAEALAKVTELPVALDERLRETFLGTWQGRTRAEVEELFPGEAAAWLAGGLERRGGGEHMTEVADRAVAAVLDALAPLPPRATLVAVTHGGAGRVLIAQMIGLPPEQWKVLGGLANCCWSVLSERPGGDAGPRWVLTEHNAGTLPQPVLSDDR
- the rsfS gene encoding ribosome silencing factor — its product is MTASPRAVELAIAAAEAASDKLAADILAFDVSDQLFITDIFVLCSGSNDRQVKSIVDEIEHRLKQLGERPVRREGEREGRWVLLDYAEIVVHVQHTEDRMYYALERLWKDCPSIELPEAVRMSRLRAAGDSA